One window from the genome of Luteithermobacter gelatinilyticus encodes:
- a CDS encoding TonB-dependent receptor — protein MPKTKRLRGRWALLLSTAFCAGTLVQTGPAAAQMMLEEITVTAQKREQGINDVGITVNAFTADMLDNMGVNSAEDMALMTPGLTITNTAATGVPIYTIRGVGFSDYSTAASSTVGLYFDEVAIPYAVMSRGVLFDVERVEVLKGPQGDLYGRNTTAGQINFISRKPTEEFEAGMTVEFSRFNLLDVEGYVSGPVADTVQARLATKVVQSNQGWQQSLTRDWDTLGRKDEVAVRGLVNMDMSEQASLLLNLHWIRDKSDNVAPTAYDGRDVGFETAQQRPTLGEVIYSLGDNRLADWTTGEFRPRRDNELKGVSAKLDWDFDGISLTAISAYDKFEREEANDWDGAAIRDSNNINVTDIEVFSQEIRLSSNNDSNFSWIAGVYYSWDEMSEDYNYFMNDSFFALALGITELDTRYDQTTESMAAFGHVEWQFAEQFRLTVGARYTEEDREWSGCTYDRNGTLAAAGNNILTPFLIIPAGLPAPDPVAPGDCVVYNDIPGSENFGQYAVFSDAISTNKWMWKATLDYTPTDDLLVYGTVSKGFKSGGFNGANANTHSQLVPYGPEDLLSFELGVKSTLDEGRMQLNAALFYYDYEDKQEQGTAVTFVGNISGLTNVPQSKIKGGEVEMRWLVADGLTLDFGAAYLDTEITEWEAVSTDSVFPDVITFDASGLELANAPEWQFNGTATYEWTLNDNLLMMIAADLIYKDKTSGGARGEPYATEDYLLANARIGISNMNRDWSVKLWGRNIFDKYYYPAAFIGGNGPFVRMVGLPATYGITISYNF, from the coding sequence ATGCCAAAAACAAAAAGATTGCGGGGTCGTTGGGCCCTGCTGCTGTCCACGGCTTTTTGTGCCGGGACGCTGGTTCAGACAGGGCCGGCGGCGGCGCAGATGATGCTGGAGGAAATCACAGTTACGGCTCAGAAGCGCGAACAGGGCATTAATGATGTGGGCATCACGGTAAATGCGTTCACTGCCGACATGCTGGATAATATGGGGGTCAATTCCGCAGAAGACATGGCGCTGATGACCCCGGGCCTGACCATCACCAATACGGCGGCCACCGGGGTGCCGATCTACACCATTCGCGGGGTCGGGTTTTCGGATTATTCCACCGCCGCGTCCAGCACCGTCGGGCTGTATTTTGACGAGGTGGCGATTCCTTATGCGGTGATGAGCCGGGGCGTGTTGTTTGATGTGGAGCGGGTCGAGGTGCTGAAAGGGCCGCAGGGGGATCTTTATGGCCGCAACACCACGGCGGGGCAGATCAATTTCATCAGCCGCAAACCGACCGAAGAATTCGAGGCCGGCATGACGGTGGAATTCAGCCGTTTCAACTTGCTGGATGTGGAAGGGTATGTGAGCGGCCCGGTGGCGGATACGGTGCAGGCACGACTGGCGACCAAGGTGGTGCAGTCCAATCAGGGCTGGCAGCAAAGCCTGACCCGGGATTGGGATACGCTGGGGCGCAAGGACGAAGTAGCGGTGCGCGGGCTGGTCAATATGGATATGAGCGAGCAGGCGTCCCTGCTGCTAAATTTACACTGGATTCGGGATAAATCCGACAATGTGGCGCCTACGGCCTATGACGGCCGGGATGTGGGCTTTGAGACTGCGCAGCAGCGGCCTACTCTGGGTGAGGTGATCTATTCCCTGGGCGATAACCGTCTGGCGGACTGGACCACGGGGGAATTCCGCCCGCGGCGCGATAATGAACTGAAGGGCGTGTCCGCCAAACTGGACTGGGATTTTGACGGGATCAGCCTGACAGCCATCAGCGCTTATGACAAGTTCGAGCGGGAAGAGGCCAACGACTGGGACGGCGCCGCGATCCGGGATTCCAACAACATCAACGTGACGGACATCGAGGTATTTTCCCAGGAAATCCGCCTGTCGTCCAACAATGATTCCAATTTCAGCTGGATTGCCGGAGTGTATTATTCCTGGGACGAAATGAGTGAAGACTATAATTATTTCATGAATGATTCCTTCTTTGCCCTGGCGCTCGGTATTACCGAACTGGATACCCGGTATGACCAGACTACGGAATCCATGGCGGCTTTCGGGCATGTGGAATGGCAGTTCGCGGAACAGTTCCGCCTGACCGTGGGGGCCCGGTATACGGAAGAGGACCGGGAATGGTCCGGCTGTACCTATGACCGCAATGGCACGCTGGCGGCGGCGGGAAATAATATCCTCACTCCTTTCCTGATCATTCCGGCCGGTCTGCCGGCACCTGACCCGGTCGCCCCGGGGGATTGTGTGGTGTATAACGACATACCGGGCAGCGAGAATTTTGGCCAATATGCAGTCTTCAGTGACGCTATTTCCACCAATAAATGGATGTGGAAAGCCACGCTGGATTACACCCCGACCGATGATCTTCTGGTGTACGGCACGGTCTCCAAAGGGTTTAAGTCCGGTGGTTTTAACGGCGCCAATGCCAATACCCACAGCCAGCTGGTGCCGTATGGTCCGGAAGATCTGCTGTCCTTCGAACTGGGGGTGAAGTCCACCCTTGATGAAGGCCGCATGCAGCTGAATGCCGCGCTGTTCTATTATGATTATGAAGACAAACAGGAACAGGGCACAGCGGTGACCTTTGTGGGCAATATTTCCGGCCTGACCAATGTGCCGCAATCCAAAATCAAGGGCGGCGAGGTTGAAATGCGCTGGTTGGTGGCGGATGGCCTGACCCTTGATTTCGGGGCGGCCTATCTGGATACGGAAATCACCGAATGGGAAGCGGTCAGCACCGACAGTGTGTTTCCCGACGTCATCACCTTTGATGCGTCCGGGCTGGAGCTGGCCAATGCCCCCGAATGGCAGTTTAACGGGACGGCCACCTATGAATGGACGCTCAATGACAATTTGCTGATGATGATTGCCGCCGATCTGATCTATAAGGATAAAACCAGCGGCGGGGCCCGCGGGGAACCTTATGCCACGGAGGACTATCTCCTGGCCAATGCCCGGATCGGGATCAGTAATATGAACCGGGACTGGAGTGTCAAGCTCTGGGGACGGAATATTTTCGATAAATATTATTATCCGGCGGCCTTTATCGGCGGCAACGGCCCCTTTGTTCGCATGGTTGGCCTGCCGGCCACCTATGGCATTACCATTTCCTATAATTTCTAG
- a CDS encoding amidohydrolase: protein MITSFTKSLGLKLLQLGGLALVFGANGMNLAVAGDDLRTADKILYNGQIYTMETDQPQVEAVAIRDGKFLALGATEEMQKLAGANTVLIDLKGRMALPGLNDGHSHPTDGAIADLFSCKFEFSATPKEIARSLTDCVKKNPESDWIIGGRWDSNFFENHDIASPREWLDQYSGDKAVYFSDDSGHNGWANTKALELVGITADTPDPTGGKIVRDPETGMPNGLLLEEAQTLMESRLPDWTDAQYQAAVREMVRLANRYGITGIKDANARDPILKAYQAVDQAGDLSLHVAASISTPYGHREVPLDYDRIETLRDQYASDHVDTRFVKIFDDGVPTASRTAAMLAPYLPHDHFPDDFRGLLHVDEATLAQDLTELEKRGFTVKIHTAGDRSVRVALNAIEKAHHATGRFDLRHELAHAGYIDPADIPRFRELNAVADLSPYLWHPSPIIQSVLDAVGERGKYYWPIRDLLAAGAPVLAGSDWPAAVPSLNPWIGIEAMVTRRDPYGKTPGALWPEQAISLDQALRIFTVEGAKALRRETLTGSIRVGKSADMIVLDRNLYAISPEDIAETTVEMTLFAGEVVHQQ from the coding sequence ATGATCACATCATTCACGAAATCATTGGGCCTGAAATTATTGCAATTGGGCGGCCTGGCGCTGGTTTTCGGGGCAAACGGGATGAATTTGGCGGTTGCCGGGGATGACCTCCGAACTGCCGACAAGATCCTGTATAACGGCCAGATCTATACCATGGAAACGGACCAGCCCCAGGTCGAGGCGGTGGCCATTCGGGACGGGAAGTTTCTGGCGCTCGGCGCAACGGAAGAGATGCAGAAACTTGCCGGGGCCAACACCGTGTTGATTGACCTGAAAGGGCGTATGGCCTTACCGGGACTCAATGACGGCCACAGTCATCCGACCGACGGGGCCATCGCTGATCTGTTCAGCTGCAAATTCGAATTCTCGGCCACGCCGAAAGAGATCGCCCGGAGTCTCACCGACTGTGTGAAGAAAAATCCTGAAAGCGACTGGATCATCGGCGGGCGCTGGGACAGCAATTTCTTTGAAAATCACGACATTGCCTCGCCCCGGGAATGGCTGGATCAGTATTCAGGGGACAAGGCGGTCTATTTCAGTGACGATTCCGGCCATAACGGCTGGGCCAATACAAAAGCCTTGGAACTGGTGGGCATCACGGCCGACACCCCGGACCCGACAGGGGGCAAGATTGTTCGTGATCCCGAAACAGGGATGCCCAATGGGCTTTTGCTGGAAGAAGCCCAGACCCTGATGGAAAGCCGCCTGCCGGACTGGACGGATGCCCAATATCAGGCCGCTGTGCGGGAAATGGTGCGCCTGGCCAACAGGTATGGCATCACCGGCATTAAGGACGCCAACGCCCGGGATCCGATCCTCAAGGCGTATCAGGCGGTGGATCAGGCCGGGGACCTGAGCCTGCATGTGGCCGCCTCTATTTCCACGCCTTACGGTCATCGGGAGGTGCCGCTGGATTATGACCGGATTGAAACATTGCGGGATCAATATGCTTCGGATCATGTGGATACGCGGTTTGTCAAGATTTTTGACGATGGGGTGCCCACCGCGTCCCGCACCGCGGCCATGCTGGCCCCCTATTTGCCGCATGATCATTTCCCGGACGATTTCAGGGGGCTGTTGCATGTGGATGAAGCGACCCTGGCACAGGATCTGACCGAACTGGAAAAGCGTGGATTTACCGTCAAGATCCATACCGCCGGCGATCGGTCGGTGCGGGTAGCACTGAACGCCATTGAAAAGGCACATCACGCCACGGGACGGTTCGACCTGCGACATGAATTGGCCCATGCGGGTTATATAGACCCCGCCGATATCCCCCGTTTCAGGGAACTGAATGCGGTGGCGGACCTGTCGCCTTATCTCTGGCATCCCTCGCCGATTATTCAGTCGGTATTGGATGCTGTGGGCGAGCGCGGCAAGTATTATTGGCCGATCCGCGACCTGCTGGCGGCGGGTGCGCCGGTGCTTGCAGGATCGGACTGGCCGGCGGCGGTGCCGTCGCTTAATCCTTGGATCGGGATTGAGGCCATGGTGACCCGCCGGGACCCTTATGGCAAAACCCCGGGAGCGTTATGGCCGGAACAGGCTATTTCCCTGGATCAGGCCCTGCGGATTTTCACGGTTGAAGGCGCTAAAGCCCTGCGCCGTGAGACACTTACCGGATCCATCAGGGTCGGCAAATCCGCCGATATGATTGTGCTGGACCGCAATCTTTATGCCATCAGTCCTGAGGATATTGCCGAAACGACGGTCGAAATGACCCTGTTTGCTGGGGAAGTCGTACATCAGCAATAG
- a CDS encoding acyl-CoA dehydrogenase family protein, whose product MILSEEQRMIRDMARDFAQNELAPHAAEWEKAGEIPLDVLRQMGALGLMGMTVPEEWGGAGADYVSYALALMEIAAGDGAVSTVMSVNNAPVCAAILKEGTDAQKERFLKPLAQGEIIGAFGLTEPQAGSDASMLKTRAVKNGQGWLINGSKQFITSGKIGGACIIFAVTDPEAGKKGITAFLVPTDLPGYTVASVEKKLGQKASDTCTLHFDNMQVSDDMVLGRVGEGYKVALANLEAGRIGIAAQSVGMARAALDHAIQYANERTAFGKTIIGHQAVGFRLAEMETRLEAARQLVLHAAALREAGRPCLKEACMAKLFASETAEAVCSAAIQTLGGYGYLQDFPVERIYRDVRVCQIYEGTSDIQKMIIARDLAG is encoded by the coding sequence ATGATTTTGAGCGAAGAACAGCGCATGATCCGGGATATGGCCCGGGATTTTGCCCAAAACGAACTGGCCCCCCATGCCGCGGAATGGGAAAAGGCAGGAGAAATTCCCCTGGATGTGCTGCGCCAGATGGGCGCATTAGGTCTGATGGGCATGACCGTCCCCGAAGAATGGGGCGGGGCGGGCGCTGATTATGTGTCCTACGCCCTGGCGCTGATGGAGATTGCCGCCGGGGACGGCGCCGTCAGCACTGTGATGAGCGTGAACAACGCCCCGGTCTGCGCCGCCATCCTCAAGGAGGGCACGGACGCCCAGAAAGAACGATTCCTGAAACCCCTGGCCCAAGGCGAAATCATCGGCGCCTTCGGTCTGACCGAACCGCAGGCCGGCTCCGACGCCAGCATGCTGAAAACCCGGGCGGTGAAAAACGGTCAGGGCTGGCTGATCAATGGCTCAAAACAATTCATCACCTCGGGCAAAATCGGTGGGGCCTGCATTATTTTTGCCGTCACCGATCCGGAAGCCGGGAAGAAGGGCATCACCGCCTTTCTCGTACCCACCGACCTGCCAGGATATACTGTCGCCAGCGTGGAAAAGAAGCTCGGCCAGAAGGCATCTGATACCTGCACCTTGCATTTTGACAACATGCAGGTCAGCGACGATATGGTCCTGGGCCGGGTGGGTGAAGGATACAAGGTGGCACTTGCCAATCTGGAAGCGGGCCGCATTGGCATCGCCGCTCAGTCAGTGGGTATGGCCCGGGCGGCGCTGGACCACGCCATCCAGTATGCCAATGAGCGCACGGCGTTTGGCAAAACGATCATCGGCCATCAGGCCGTCGGCTTCCGGCTTGCGGAGATGGAAACCCGGCTCGAAGCCGCCCGCCAGCTGGTGCTGCATGCGGCGGCGTTGCGCGAGGCCGGCCGCCCCTGCCTCAAGGAGGCCTGCATGGCGAAGCTGTTTGCGTCGGAGACCGCAGAGGCGGTCTGTTCCGCCGCGATTCAGACGCTCGGCGGCTATGGCTATTTGCAGGATTTCCCGGTAGAACGCATCTACCGGGACGTACGGGTCTGCCAGATTTACGAAGGCACTTCGGACATCCAGAAAATGATCATCGCCCGCGATCTCGCCGGATAA
- a CDS encoding GntR family transcriptional regulator: protein MRQATRLKQTLERQIVTGEIRPGERLEELDIAQRFGVSRTPVREALMMLEAIGLVDRRPRQGAVVRGMTLKTLVQMLEYFAALEGFAGRLAAKRLRDPEAEGLRAAQDACRQAAATGDADDYYNRNIAFHRAIYAASYNQVLIDQLEHFGQRLEPFLRSQHHQPGWIEKSVAEHDGIAMAILSGDGETADRLLRQHVNFDSQLFAEFASQAAAG, encoded by the coding sequence ATGAGACAGGCCACCAGACTGAAACAGACCCTTGAACGGCAAATTGTTACGGGCGAGATCCGCCCCGGCGAACGGCTGGAGGAACTGGATATTGCCCAGCGTTTCGGAGTATCCCGTACCCCGGTGCGGGAGGCGCTGATGATGCTGGAAGCCATAGGTCTGGTGGATCGTCGTCCTCGTCAGGGAGCAGTGGTTCGGGGGATGACCTTGAAAACCCTGGTGCAGATGCTGGAATATTTTGCGGCACTGGAAGGTTTTGCCGGACGGTTGGCGGCAAAACGTCTGAGGGATCCGGAAGCAGAAGGGTTAAGGGCCGCACAGGACGCCTGCCGCCAGGCCGCCGCCACTGGTGATGCGGACGACTATTACAACCGTAACATCGCCTTCCATCGGGCGATTTATGCGGCAAGTTACAATCAGGTGCTGATAGATCAACTGGAACATTTTGGGCAGCGGCTGGAACCTTTCCTGCGCTCACAGCACCATCAGCCGGGATGGATTGAAAAATCCGTTGCTGAACATGACGGGATTGCCATGGCAATCCTTTCGGGGGATGGGGAAACGGCGGACCGGCTTTTGCGGCAGCATGTGAACTTTGACAGCCAGCTTTTTGCCGAATTTGCCTCGCAAGCTGCGGCGGGTTGA
- a CDS encoding AMP-binding protein — MQKLSKSYVNGVSDTPLRYQTIGEALEEAVARYGDREALVVRHQDIRWTYAEFAEQVEAFAAGLVALGLEPGERVGVWAPNCVEWVIAQFATARAGLIQVNVNPAYRRAELDYALNKVGCRALITADRFKSSDYISMLRDLAPELDRCAPGALRSERLPDLEIVIRLGQEKTHGFYNFSDIPALARDKDFARLKEVQAGLSPDDAINIQFTSGTTGSPKGATLTHFNILNNGFFVGQAMNFTEQDRLCIPVPLYHCFGMVMSNLACITHGACMVFPGDSFDPLATLQTVEEENCTALQGVPTMFIAELDHPEFDRFDLSSLRTGIMAGAACPIEVMKKVVSKMHMDEVTIAYGMTETSPVSFQSNPSDSLEKRVSTVGRIHPHVEVKIVDETGRVVPIGEKGELCTRGYSVMKGYWGDAEKTAEAIDEAGWMHTGDLAILDEDGFCNIVGRVKDMLIRGGENIYPREIEEFLYRYEKIMDVQVFGVPDEKYGEEICAWIRLHEGCEASAEEIRDFCRGEIAHYKIPRHIRFVTDYPMTVTGKIQKFVMREQMIKELGLEEQETA; from the coding sequence ATGCAGAAACTGTCGAAAAGTTATGTGAACGGGGTGTCGGACACCCCTTTGAGGTATCAGACCATTGGAGAGGCGCTGGAAGAGGCCGTGGCCCGGTATGGGGACCGCGAAGCGCTGGTGGTGCGACATCAGGATATTCGCTGGACTTATGCGGAATTTGCCGAACAGGTGGAGGCTTTCGCCGCCGGGCTGGTGGCGCTGGGGCTTGAACCCGGGGAGCGGGTCGGGGTCTGGGCGCCCAATTGTGTGGAATGGGTGATCGCCCAATTCGCCACCGCTAGGGCGGGGCTTATTCAGGTGAACGTCAATCCGGCCTATCGGCGGGCGGAACTGGACTACGCCCTGAACAAGGTGGGATGCCGGGCGTTGATCACGGCGGATCGTTTTAAGTCCAGCGATTATATTTCCATGCTGCGGGATCTGGCGCCAGAATTGGACCGTTGCGCGCCGGGAGCCTTGCGGTCTGAACGTCTGCCGGATCTGGAAATTGTGATCCGGCTGGGCCAAGAAAAAACCCACGGATTTTATAACTTCTCTGACATTCCCGCTCTGGCCCGGGACAAGGATTTTGCCCGGCTCAAGGAAGTGCAGGCCGGTCTGTCGCCGGATGACGCCATTAATATCCAGTTTACCAGCGGTACCACGGGGTCTCCCAAGGGGGCGACACTGACCCATTTCAATATTCTCAATAATGGGTTCTTCGTGGGACAAGCCATGAATTTCACCGAACAGGACCGGTTGTGCATTCCCGTGCCGCTCTATCACTGTTTCGGTATGGTCATGAGCAATCTGGCCTGTATCACCCACGGAGCCTGTATGGTCTTTCCGGGTGACAGCTTTGACCCGCTGGCCACCCTCCAGACGGTGGAAGAGGAAAACTGCACGGCCTTGCAGGGGGTGCCGACCATGTTTATTGCCGAATTGGACCATCCGGAATTTGATCGGTTTGACCTCAGTAGCCTGCGGACCGGGATCATGGCGGGGGCGGCCTGTCCCATCGAGGTGATGAAAAAGGTTGTTTCCAAAATGCATATGGATGAGGTGACCATCGCCTATGGCATGACCGAAACCAGTCCGGTCAGCTTTCAGAGCAACCCTTCGGACAGTCTGGAAAAAAGGGTGTCCACAGTGGGTCGCATTCATCCCCATGTGGAGGTTAAAATTGTGGACGAGACCGGACGGGTTGTGCCGATAGGTGAGAAAGGCGAACTGTGCACCCGGGGCTATTCGGTGATGAAAGGCTATTGGGGGGATGCGGAAAAGACCGCCGAAGCCATCGACGAAGCAGGCTGGATGCATACCGGCGATCTGGCAATTTTGGACGAAGACGGGTTTTGCAACATTGTCGGGCGGGTCAAGGATATGCTGATCCGCGGCGGGGAGAATATTTATCCGCGTGAAATCGAGGAATTTCTGTACCGCTATGAAAAAATCATGGATGTGCAGGTCTTCGGTGTCCCGGATGAAAAATATGGCGAGGAAATCTGTGCCTGGATCCGCCTGCACGAGGGCTGTGAGGCCAGCGCCGAGGAAATCCGGGATTTTTGCCGGGGCGAGATTGCCCATTATAAGATTCCCCGCCATATCCGCTTTGTCACGGACTACCCTATGACGGTCACCGGCAAGATCCAGAAATTCGTGATGCGGGAGCAGATGATCAAGGAACTGGGCCTGGAGGAGCAGGAAACCGCCTGA
- a CDS encoding class II histone deacetylase, protein MTRKTGIVWQEIYMWHDTGTHAGVLPAGYPIQPGTHAENPETKRRFKNLLEVSGLYEQLVQIKARKATEEQILRVHVPDYINRLKELSATTGGDAGMLTPFGPGGYDIARLSAGGVIAAMDAVLAGTVDNAYALVRPPGHHAEPDMGKGFCLLANAAIAGRHALEGHGLERIAFVDWDVHHGNGTERIFWEDPRALTISIHQDRNFPPDTGDMRDIGEGAGEGFNINVPLPAGSGVGAYEAVYDRVVLPALRAYRPDLIIVPSGFDAGAHDPLGRMMMHSDGYRSLTRKLLSVADEVCAGRLVMCHEGGYNAPTVPFYGLAVMEELSGIRTDVDDPFLALFAGMAGQELQPHQDEVVRAAEQLLGQIK, encoded by the coding sequence TGTGGCACGATACCGGTACCCATGCCGGGGTATTGCCGGCAGGATATCCGATACAACCGGGCACCCATGCGGAAAACCCTGAAACCAAACGGCGGTTCAAAAACCTTTTGGAAGTTAGCGGCCTGTATGAACAACTGGTGCAGATCAAGGCACGCAAAGCCACGGAAGAACAGATCCTGCGGGTGCATGTGCCGGACTACATTAATCGGCTGAAAGAGTTGAGCGCCACCACCGGTGGCGATGCCGGCATGCTGACCCCTTTCGGCCCCGGAGGTTATGATATTGCCAGACTGTCCGCCGGCGGAGTCATCGCGGCGATGGACGCGGTGCTGGCGGGCACGGTGGACAATGCCTATGCCCTGGTGCGGCCGCCGGGCCATCATGCGGAACCGGATATGGGCAAGGGGTTTTGCCTGCTGGCCAATGCCGCCATCGCTGGCCGCCATGCGCTTGAGGGGCATGGGCTGGAGCGTATCGCTTTTGTGGACTGGGACGTGCATCATGGCAACGGCACCGAACGCATTTTCTGGGAGGACCCTCGGGCGCTGACCATTTCCATCCATCAAGACCGTAACTTTCCCCCGGATACGGGCGACATGAGGGATATCGGCGAGGGGGCCGGGGAAGGATTTAATATCAATGTCCCGCTGCCGGCAGGCAGTGGAGTTGGCGCTTATGAAGCGGTGTATGACCGGGTGGTCCTGCCGGCGCTCAGGGCTTACAGACCTGATCTGATCATCGTGCCGTCCGGTTTTGATGCTGGGGCCCATGACCCGCTGGGGCGGATGATGATGCATAGTGACGGATATCGTTCCCTTACCCGAAAATTGCTGAGTGTCGCAGACGAGGTGTGTGCGGGACGCCTCGTTATGTGTCATGAGGGCGGTTACAACGCCCCGACCGTGCCATTCTATGGTCTCGCGGTCATGGAGGAACTCAGCGGGATCAGAACCGATGTGGACGATCCGTTCCTAGCGTTGTTTGCGGGCATGGCCGGACAGGAATTGCAGCCGCATCAGGACGAGGTGGTCCGCGCGGCCGAGCAACTTCTGGGGCAAATAAAGTAA